The Aggregatilinea lenta genome includes a region encoding these proteins:
- a CDS encoding carbohydrate ABC transporter permease: MVIPFLWMLTLSLKPVSLLHQAPYLIPTSFELSNYAEAWDAAPFARYYLNSAIMTGGIVAGQVIFSSLAAYAFARLQFPGKELLFLVFLGTMMVPFHVILIPSYLIIDRLGWVDSYAALIVPRMISAFGIFLMRQYYQGIPRELDEAAMIDGAGRLGIWWRIIMPLSGPGLATLAIFAFMFAWNDFLWPLVVTNDPNMRTVQLGLAMFQGRYGTQWTLLMAGTVTATLPTLLIFLIGQRWFIQSIAQTGMKG; the protein is encoded by the coding sequence ATGGTCATTCCCTTCCTGTGGATGCTCACGCTGTCCCTGAAGCCGGTGTCCCTGCTCCACCAGGCGCCGTACCTGATCCCGACCTCGTTCGAGCTGTCGAACTACGCCGAAGCCTGGGACGCCGCGCCGTTCGCGCGCTACTACCTGAACTCGGCTATCATGACCGGGGGCATCGTCGCCGGACAGGTGATCTTCTCGTCCCTGGCCGCTTACGCCTTCGCGCGGCTGCAATTCCCCGGCAAGGAACTGCTGTTCCTGGTCTTCCTGGGCACGATGATGGTCCCGTTCCACGTGATTTTGATCCCGTCGTACCTGATCATCGACCGACTCGGCTGGGTGGACTCCTACGCGGCACTGATCGTGCCGCGCATGATCAGCGCGTTCGGCATTTTCCTCATGCGCCAGTACTATCAGGGCATTCCCAGAGAGCTTGACGAAGCCGCGATGATCGACGGCGCGGGACGGCTGGGCATCTGGTGGCGCATCATCATGCCGCTGTCCGGGCCGGGGCTGGCGACACTGGCTATCTTCGCGTTCATGTTCGCCTGGAACGATTTTCTGTGGCCGCTGGTGGTCACCAACGATCCAAACATGCGCACGGTGCAGTTGGGGCTGGCGATGTTCCAGGGACGTTATGGGACCCAGTGGACGCTGCTGATGGCAGGCACCGTCACGGCGACCCTGCCAACCCTGTTGATTTTCCTGATCGGACAGCGCTGGTTTATCCAGAGCATCGCGCAGACCGGCATGAAAGGCTAA
- a CDS encoding carbohydrate ABC transporter permease: protein MTAMARVRAGWQHANRRGDVSAAAMALAPAVILFAIFNIYPLLYSGYLSVMEWDGFSPDKSYVGLDNYRALVESATFRNALGVTLQYTLSVAVLGVAASLVIAVLLNSGVCGQNIYRLVYFLPVVTSTVAAAVVWRYLMTPGTGYADVLLRDLGITPPNPTWLRNPTWALRIVMLVGIWKRIGFNIVIYLAGLQNIPKEFYEAATVDGAGTWARFRHITIPLISPITLLLVIMSIIDSFLIFDVVYVMTDGGPIGTTEVVGLLLYREAFRYFNLGTASAMGWVIFAIVFAVTMVQWKFFGAREASL, encoded by the coding sequence ATGACTGCAATGGCCCGTGTGCGAGCAGGATGGCAACACGCCAACCGGCGCGGCGATGTGAGCGCTGCCGCGATGGCGCTGGCCCCGGCGGTGATCCTCTTTGCGATCTTCAATATCTACCCGCTGCTCTACTCCGGCTATCTGAGCGTGATGGAGTGGGACGGCTTCAGCCCGGACAAATCGTACGTCGGGCTGGACAACTACCGCGCGCTGGTCGAATCCGCGACCTTTCGCAACGCGCTGGGCGTCACGCTCCAATACACGCTCAGCGTCGCGGTCCTTGGCGTCGCGGCCAGCCTGGTGATCGCGGTCCTGCTCAATTCCGGCGTGTGCGGGCAGAACATTTACCGGCTGGTTTACTTCCTGCCGGTAGTGACTTCGACCGTCGCGGCGGCGGTCGTGTGGCGCTACCTGATGACACCCGGCACCGGCTACGCGGACGTGCTGCTGCGCGACCTGGGCATCACGCCGCCCAACCCCACCTGGCTGCGCAACCCAACTTGGGCGCTGCGTATCGTGATGCTGGTGGGCATTTGGAAGCGGATCGGCTTTAATATCGTTATTTATTTGGCCGGGCTTCAGAACATCCCCAAGGAATTTTACGAGGCGGCGACTGTGGATGGCGCGGGCACCTGGGCGCGTTTCCGCCACATCACGATCCCGCTAATTTCGCCGATCACGCTGCTGCTCGTCATCATGTCGATCATCGATTCGTTCCTGATCTTCGACGTGGTATACGTCATGACCGACGGCGGCCCCATCGGCACGACGGAAGTCGTCGGGCTGCTTCTGTACCGCGAAGCGTTCCGCTACTTCAACCTGGGCACCGCCTCCGCGATGGGCTGGGTCATTTTCGCCATCGTGTTCGCCGTCACGATGGTCCAGTGGAAGTTCTTCGGCGCGCGTGAGGCAAGTCTATGA
- a CDS encoding extracellular solute-binding protein has protein sequence MTKRFFSIVFVVAMVLGLVPLSTHAQDDKPFEGMKVVVVTQEGRSIGGPVEDFAPEWEEMTGGEVELQQFAFGDLFEKMITAFETGSGAYDMLIFPADWAGDFMASGYLEPISDELKAQVDWEDIIPLYSDRIVAWGDQVYALPYDGDSHMLYYRKDLVDNAEYAAEFEAEYGYPLAEPTTWNQYIDIAKFFNGKEVVLDTEGNEGPIYGTMEAQKRNAQSYWVYLSHATGYGKVPGNPCFFFSCEDMTPQVNNPGWVRALTEYVEIGQYGPSEMVNWDVADTRVYYPSGMSVFNIDWGDVGPISIDPEASVIQGLVGFAPLPGGEQYWDYEAGEWVTPESGVNRAPFIAFGGWIIGVAADSDVKEAALDFAAFMADPEMVKQLAVTGGTGINPARFSQFEALDLWVSAGFDQASAEDYLDAVLSGINDPNAVLDLRITGSAEYLQTLDVEIARAIAGEVTPQEALDNVAQQWNEISDRLGRDAQLDQYRAAVGYTAE, from the coding sequence ATGACAAAAAGGTTCTTTTCGATCGTGTTCGTGGTCGCAATGGTACTCGGACTTGTTCCACTGAGCACCCATGCGCAGGACGACAAGCCGTTTGAAGGCATGAAAGTGGTGGTCGTGACCCAGGAAGGGCGCTCGATCGGCGGCCCCGTCGAGGACTTCGCGCCTGAATGGGAAGAGATGACCGGCGGCGAAGTGGAGCTTCAGCAGTTCGCGTTCGGCGACCTGTTTGAAAAGATGATCACCGCCTTCGAAACCGGCTCTGGCGCGTACGACATGCTGATTTTCCCCGCCGACTGGGCGGGCGATTTCATGGCATCGGGTTACCTGGAGCCGATTTCCGACGAACTGAAGGCTCAGGTGGACTGGGAAGACATAATCCCGCTCTACAGCGACCGAATCGTCGCCTGGGGCGATCAGGTGTACGCGCTGCCGTATGACGGTGACTCGCACATGCTGTACTACCGCAAGGACCTCGTCGACAACGCGGAATACGCGGCTGAGTTCGAGGCTGAGTACGGCTATCCGCTGGCTGAGCCGACCACCTGGAACCAGTACATCGATATTGCCAAGTTCTTCAATGGCAAGGAAGTCGTGCTCGATACCGAGGGCAACGAAGGCCCGATCTACGGCACGATGGAAGCCCAGAAGCGCAACGCGCAGAGTTACTGGGTGTATCTCTCCCATGCGACCGGCTACGGCAAAGTTCCGGGCAACCCGTGCTTCTTCTTTAGCTGCGAAGACATGACGCCGCAGGTCAACAACCCCGGCTGGGTCCGCGCTCTGACCGAGTACGTGGAGATCGGGCAGTACGGGCCGTCGGAAATGGTCAACTGGGACGTCGCGGACACGCGCGTTTACTATCCCTCCGGCATGTCGGTCTTCAATATCGACTGGGGCGATGTCGGCCCGATCTCGATCGATCCTGAAGCATCGGTCATCCAGGGCCTGGTCGGCTTCGCGCCGCTGCCGGGTGGCGAGCAGTACTGGGACTACGAGGCGGGCGAATGGGTCACCCCTGAGTCGGGCGTGAACCGCGCACCGTTCATCGCCTTCGGCGGCTGGATCATCGGCGTGGCGGCGGACAGCGATGTCAAGGAAGCCGCGCTCGACTTCGCAGCGTTCATGGCCGATCCGGAAATGGTGAAGCAGCTCGCGGTCACAGGCGGCACGGGCATCAACCCGGCGCGCTTCAGCCAGTTCGAAGCGCTCGACCTCTGGGTCAGCGCGGGCTTCGACCAGGCCAGCGCGGAAGACTACCTGGATGCCGTCCTCAGTGGCATCAACGATCCGAACGCAGTGCTCGACCTGCGCATCACCGGTTCGGCTGAGTACCTCCAGACCCTGGATGTCGAGATCGCGCGGGCCATTGCGGGCGAAGTGACGCCGCAAGAAGCGCTGGACAACGTGGCGCAGCAGTGGAACGAGATCTCCGATCGCCTGGGGCGTGACGCGCAGCTCGACCAGTACCGCGCGGCGGTGGGTTATACGGCGGAATAA
- a CDS encoding xylulokinase has protein sequence MKQYVLAHDLGTTGNKATLYGPEGDLLSSAFYGYDTEYGGPNWAEQDPEHWWRAVCDSTHALLRRARVRSSEIAVVTFSGQMMGCVPLDEHARPLRNAIIWADQRSLEQERWLAERIAPADVYRITGHRLSASYSLCKILWIRDHQPDVYAATHKFVHAKDAIVARLTGNFVTEPTDASGMNLYDLEAGTWSAPIIAAAQLDVDKLPDLRRSIDVVGTVLPAVADEVGVAAGTPVVIGGGDGMCAAAGAGVVREGAAYNYVGASSWIALATPKPIFDPEYRTFTWAHLVPGLFSPCGTMQMAGGSYQWARDQLCLPEQQAAQALSISPYDLMNLSAEQSPAGAHGLLFFPYLIGERSPRWNPRARGGFVGLTVRHTRADMVRAVLEGITMNLRVILDAFTAQGAQIDAMRVIGGGARGRLWNRIMADVYGIPVHRLAVLQEATSMGAALAGGIGVGLYPDFSMSETMNEIAETVQPDPANQAVYARTYPIFEAAYHALVPIYDMLADADL, from the coding sequence ATGAAACAATACGTTCTTGCGCACGATTTAGGCACGACGGGCAATAAGGCGACACTTTACGGCCCGGAAGGCGACCTTCTGAGCAGCGCGTTTTACGGCTATGACACTGAATATGGTGGGCCGAACTGGGCAGAACAGGACCCCGAACACTGGTGGCGCGCGGTCTGCGATTCGACACACGCGCTGCTGCGGCGGGCCAGGGTGCGGTCCAGCGAGATCGCCGTCGTCACGTTCAGCGGGCAGATGATGGGCTGCGTGCCGCTGGATGAGCACGCCCGGCCCCTCCGCAACGCGATCATCTGGGCGGACCAGCGATCCCTCGAGCAGGAGCGTTGGCTGGCGGAGCGCATCGCTCCGGCGGACGTCTACCGCATCACCGGGCACCGCCTCAGCGCGTCCTACTCCCTGTGCAAAATCCTCTGGATTCGCGATCATCAGCCGGATGTCTACGCGGCGACGCACAAGTTCGTGCACGCGAAGGACGCCATCGTCGCGCGGTTGACCGGGAACTTCGTCACGGAACCGACCGACGCGTCGGGCATGAACCTGTACGATCTCGAAGCCGGGACGTGGTCCGCGCCCATCATCGCCGCCGCCCAGCTCGACGTAGACAAGCTGCCCGACCTGCGCCGCTCGATCGACGTGGTAGGCACCGTGCTGCCCGCCGTGGCCGACGAGGTCGGCGTGGCCGCCGGAACGCCGGTCGTCATCGGCGGGGGCGACGGCATGTGCGCCGCTGCCGGAGCCGGAGTGGTCCGCGAAGGCGCGGCCTATAACTACGTGGGCGCGTCGTCCTGGATCGCGCTGGCGACGCCAAAGCCGATCTTCGACCCGGAATACCGCACCTTCACCTGGGCGCATCTCGTTCCCGGCCTGTTCAGCCCCTGCGGAACGATGCAGATGGCGGGCGGCTCCTACCAGTGGGCGCGCGACCAACTCTGCCTGCCCGAACAGCAAGCCGCGCAGGCGCTCAGCATCAGTCCTTACGACCTGATGAATCTCAGCGCCGAACAGTCGCCTGCCGGGGCGCACGGGCTGCTCTTTTTCCCGTACCTGATCGGCGAGCGCAGCCCGCGCTGGAATCCGCGTGCGCGCGGCGGCTTCGTCGGCCTGACGGTCCGTCACACCCGTGCGGACATGGTGCGCGCCGTGCTGGAAGGGATCACAATGAACCTGCGCGTGATCCTGGACGCGTTCACGGCGCAGGGTGCGCAGATCGACGCCATGCGCGTGATCGGCGGCGGCGCGCGGGGCCGCCTGTGGAACCGGATCATGGCCGACGTGTATGGAATCCCGGTCCACCGTCTGGCGGTGTTGCAAGAAGCGACCTCGATGGGCGCGGCGCTGGCGGGCGGGATCGGCGTCGGGCTGTACCCCGACTTTTCGATGTCCGAGACCATGAACGAGATCGCGGAAACGGTCCAGCCCGACCCGGCCAACCAGGCAGTCTACGCGCGCACCTACCCGATCTTCGAGGCCGCCTATCACGCCCTCGTGCCGATTTACGACATGCTCGCCGATGCCGACTTGTGA
- a CDS encoding carbohydrate ABC transporter permease encodes MAQASSDLTIEEGQGTRDDRIMKRVFLSPTVFVLLALSIFPLLWSLGISFTDIQRGGSTTARVEEATGETGTGFLGLDWSLSARNYDRLLHDSRLWIAARNTFIYVFLGVTIQYVIGLLLALVLNQQFRMRSLVRVIFLIPMMTTPVVVGYTGRMMFDSFKGPIADLLRHAEVWWAQVPVIGSDINLYVPWMTETKWARFTMVLMDSWQWIPFMMLILLAGMQAIPDDVYEAARVDGASSFQIFRRITFPMLLPLSATVILIRGLEIFKIIDVIVVTTGGGPGSATESLTMYIYKTALTFGNYGYAAAISFALLVLVVIFSTLFLGLIRRFIPRDQY; translated from the coding sequence TTGGCACAGGCATCGTCCGATCTCACCATCGAAGAGGGCCAGGGTACGCGCGACGACCGGATCATGAAGCGCGTATTTTTGTCGCCTACCGTTTTTGTGCTGTTGGCGCTGTCCATATTCCCGCTGCTGTGGTCGCTGGGAATCAGCTTCACCGACATCCAGCGCGGCGGTTCCACGACCGCGCGGGTGGAGGAGGCCACCGGCGAAACCGGCACGGGCTTCCTGGGCCTGGACTGGAGCCTGAGCGCGCGTAATTATGACCGGCTGCTCCACGACTCACGGTTGTGGATTGCGGCGCGAAATACATTTATTTACGTGTTTTTGGGCGTGACGATTCAATATGTGATCGGGCTGCTGCTGGCCCTGGTGCTCAACCAGCAGTTTCGAATGCGTAGCCTTGTACGTGTGATATTCCTGATCCCGATGATGACCACGCCGGTTGTGGTCGGCTACACCGGGCGGATGATGTTCGACTCGTTCAAGGGACCGATCGCCGACCTGCTGCGCCACGCGGAGGTGTGGTGGGCGCAGGTGCCGGTGATCGGTTCGGATATCAACCTGTACGTGCCCTGGATGACGGAAACCAAGTGGGCGCGCTTCACGATGGTGCTGATGGACAGCTGGCAGTGGATCCCGTTCATGATGCTGATTCTGCTGGCGGGTATGCAGGCGATCCCCGACGACGTGTACGAGGCCGCCCGCGTAGACGGCGCGTCGTCGTTCCAGATCTTCCGCCGGATCACGTTCCCGATGCTGCTGCCGCTCTCGGCGACGGTCATTCTGATTCGCGGCCTGGAAATCTTCAAGATCATCGACGTGATCGTCGTCACGACGGGCGGCGGTCCCGGCTCCGCGACTGAGAGCCTGACGATGTACATCTACAAAACCGCGCTGACCTTCGGCAACTATGGCTACGCGGCGGCGATCTCGTTCGCGCTGCTGGTGCTGGTGGTCATCTTTTCGACGCTGTTCCTGGGCCTGATCAGACGTTTCATACCACGCGATCAGTACTAA
- a CDS encoding aldo/keto reductase, which yields MEYRYMGRTGLKVSELCLGTQTFGWGADETTAHRMASQFLDAGGNFFDTSNIYNEGQSETILGSWLKNQDRSQVVIASKVFFPAGSGPNDTGLTRKHIFHQVDASLRRLQTDYIDIYQTHCWDASTPLEETLRALNDLVTMGKIRYIGASNYTPSQLMRSLMLSEKHNWARMDCLQPEYSLLVRSPEWELLPLCQEQGVGVIAWSPLAGGWLTGKYKRNQPPPSDSRAGRADRWDDLPEQRETDQCWEIVDTLVAIAEARRKSPAQVALNWVLNKPGVTAPIFGARTPEQLEQNLGCAGWSLSADEVAQLDAASAIPLPSPYNFIARYTRKR from the coding sequence ATGGAATACCGCTACATGGGGCGCACCGGCCTGAAGGTGTCCGAGTTGTGCCTCGGCACGCAGACGTTCGGCTGGGGGGCCGACGAAACGACCGCACACCGCATGGCAAGCCAGTTCCTGGACGCCGGGGGCAACTTTTTCGACACGTCCAATATTTATAACGAGGGCCAGTCCGAAACGATCCTGGGGAGTTGGCTGAAGAATCAGGACCGATCGCAGGTGGTGATCGCCTCCAAGGTATTTTTCCCGGCAGGCAGCGGTCCCAACGACACCGGCCTGACGCGCAAACACATCTTTCATCAGGTCGATGCCAGCCTGCGACGACTGCAAACCGACTATATCGACATTTACCAGACACACTGCTGGGACGCCTCCACCCCGCTGGAGGAAACGCTGCGCGCCCTGAACGACCTCGTCACGATGGGCAAGATCCGCTACATCGGCGCGTCCAACTACACGCCATCTCAACTGATGCGCTCGCTCATGCTCAGCGAGAAGCATAACTGGGCGCGCATGGACTGCCTTCAGCCGGAGTACAGCCTGCTGGTACGCAGCCCGGAATGGGAGCTGCTGCCGCTGTGCCAGGAACAAGGCGTCGGCGTGATCGCGTGGTCGCCACTGGCCGGAGGATGGCTCACCGGCAAGTATAAGCGCAACCAGCCGCCGCCGTCCGACAGCCGCGCCGGGCGCGCCGATCGCTGGGATGATCTGCCGGAACAGCGCGAGACAGACCAGTGCTGGGAAATCGTCGATACACTCGTGGCGATCGCTGAGGCGCGCCGTAAGTCTCCCGCCCAGGTCGCGCTGAACTGGGTGCTGAACAAGCCCGGTGTGACCGCGCCCATCTTCGGTGCGCGCACGCCAGAACAACTGGAGCAAAACCTCGGCTGCGCGGGCTGGTCGCTCTCGGCAGACGAGGTCGCGCAATTGGACGCGGCCAGCGCGATCCCACTGCCCTCGCCCTACAACTTCATCGCGCGCTACACGCGCAAACGCTGA
- a CDS encoding carbohydrate ABC transporter permease, with translation MKRRSRRSTLLIYFVVIFWSFIVLFPYYWLATTSFKKPLDATRFPKYVPFYDFQPTTEHWDYILTQRWDKTSGSFRNSLIIASGSTFLAVLLGSMAGYGLSRFKYYWKRLRWRNDNIAFWIISQRFLPPAVFIIPFMIAYVDLGLIDTHAGLIIAYTMFNIPFAVWIMRDFFNGLPTDLEDSARVDGATRWKAFYRIVLPLSAPGLVSVAILSFIFSWNEYLYSLMLTNAEAVTLPPFIAAQNTQRGVEWWYISALAMLAIVPVILFGLALERFITRGLVAGALKG, from the coding sequence ATGAAACGTCGCTCGCGTCGCTCGACTCTGTTGATCTACTTCGTCGTGATCTTCTGGTCCTTCATCGTGTTGTTTCCGTACTACTGGCTGGCCACGACGTCGTTCAAGAAGCCGCTGGACGCCACACGCTTCCCGAAGTACGTGCCGTTCTACGACTTTCAGCCCACAACCGAACACTGGGATTACATCCTGACCCAGCGTTGGGACAAAACCTCAGGTAGTTTTCGCAACAGCCTGATCATCGCGTCGGGCAGCACGTTCCTGGCGGTCCTGCTCGGCTCGATGGCCGGGTATGGCCTGTCGCGCTTCAAGTACTACTGGAAGAGGCTGAGGTGGCGGAACGACAACATCGCGTTCTGGATCATCTCACAGCGGTTCTTACCTCCCGCCGTGTTCATCATCCCGTTCATGATCGCCTATGTTGACCTCGGCCTGATCGATACGCACGCCGGGCTGATCATCGCCTACACGATGTTTAACATCCCGTTCGCGGTGTGGATCATGCGCGATTTCTTCAACGGCCTGCCGACCGACCTGGAAGACAGCGCGCGCGTGGATGGGGCGACGCGCTGGAAGGCGTTTTACCGCATCGTGCTGCCGCTGAGCGCGCCGGGATTGGTATCGGTGGCGATTCTGTCGTTCATCTTCTCGTGGAACGAGTACCTGTATTCGCTGATGCTGACGAACGCCGAGGCGGTGACGCTGCCGCCGTTCATCGCGGCGCAGAACACACAGCGCGGCGTGGAGTGGTGGTACATTTCGGCGCTGGCGATGCTCGCCATCGTACCCGTCATCCTGTTCGGGCTGGCGCTGGAACGGTTCATCACACGCGGGCTGGTCGCGGGGGCGCTCAAAGGCTAG
- a CDS encoding ABC transporter substrate-binding protein, which translates to MKRASVILAIAALLLVAPVLQGFSQVHVASAQDPIKLVFWNYWDGTNGEKIQELVDRYNEEHPEVEIENVFVGWGELLPKLQLAVAGGDAPDLAAADMVWMPALANSGALVPLNAFIEASGTDTSDFYPALLSVNTYDDQIYGLPVSTNNLELFINTDLFEAAGLDASAPPATWDELAAAAAQCADPDSGVVGMELYTQPGEGLTWQFQVYLWGAGGDFLSEDLTQAAFNSEAGLQALNFWLSLIDSGAYTLSDWGLFGQGQACMVLDGSWMVGGMAESAPFNWTTAAMPAPADGQPATNMGGEHAFIMAQDEAKQQAAWDFINWLTSTDVQIEWDEATAFMPVRDSVATNEAYMSWINENEPRLLPFVDMQQYAHNRPPVEQYSELSDVFSAMIERALYGQMDPQEALDAAEAAVNSLLS; encoded by the coding sequence ATGAAACGCGCTTCCGTGATACTTGCTATTGCCGCCCTGCTGCTGGTCGCGCCGGTGCTTCAGGGGTTCAGCCAGGTACACGTTGCCTCGGCGCAGGACCCGATCAAACTGGTCTTCTGGAACTATTGGGACGGCACCAACGGCGAAAAGATCCAGGAATTGGTGGATCGCTACAACGAAGAACACCCCGAAGTTGAAATCGAGAACGTATTTGTCGGCTGGGGCGAACTGCTGCCCAAGCTGCAACTGGCCGTCGCGGGTGGCGACGCGCCGGATCTCGCCGCGGCGGATATGGTGTGGATGCCCGCCCTGGCCAACTCGGGCGCGCTGGTTCCGCTGAACGCGTTCATCGAGGCGTCGGGGACCGACACCAGCGACTTCTACCCCGCCCTGCTGAGCGTCAACACCTACGACGACCAGATCTACGGCCTGCCCGTCAGCACCAATAACCTCGAACTCTTCATCAACACCGACTTGTTCGAAGCCGCTGGACTCGACGCCAGCGCCCCGCCGGCCACGTGGGACGAGCTTGCCGCCGCTGCTGCGCAGTGCGCCGATCCCGATTCCGGCGTCGTCGGCATGGAACTCTACACGCAGCCGGGCGAAGGCCTGACGTGGCAGTTCCAGGTGTATCTCTGGGGCGCTGGCGGCGACTTCCTCAGCGAAGATCTGACCCAGGCCGCGTTCAATTCCGAAGCGGGACTTCAGGCGCTGAATTTCTGGCTCAGCCTGATCGATTCCGGCGCGTACACCCTCTCCGATTGGGGCCTCTTCGGCCAGGGTCAGGCTTGCATGGTGCTGGACGGCTCGTGGATGGTCGGCGGTATGGCGGAAAGCGCGCCGTTCAACTGGACGACCGCCGCAATGCCCGCCCCGGCTGACGGCCAGCCCGCGACCAACATGGGCGGCGAGCACGCCTTCATCATGGCGCAGGACGAGGCCAAGCAGCAGGCCGCCTGGGACTTCATCAACTGGCTGACCAGCACCGATGTCCAGATCGAATGGGACGAGGCGACCGCGTTCATGCCCGTGCGCGATTCCGTAGCCACGAACGAAGCTTACATGAGCTGGATCAACGAAAACGAGCCGCGCCTGCTGCCGTTCGTCGATATGCAGCAGTACGCCCACAACCGCCCGCCGGTCGAGCAGTACTCCGAGCTGTCGGATGTCTTCTCGGCGATGATCGAGCGGGCGCTCTACGGCCAGATGGACCCGCAAGAAGCGCTCGACGCGGCAGAAGCCGCCGTCAACAGCCTGCTTAGCTAA
- a CDS encoding glycoside hydrolase family 13 protein: MIDRWDAPEWARSAIFYQIFPERFCNGDPSNDPQGVVPWDSTPTRENFFGGDLAGIRARMDHLERLGANAIYFTPFFKARTNHRYDTSDYLEIDPAAGTLADFHALVEAMHQRGMRLVLDAVFNHCGDGFWAFEDVVRHGADSAYADWFDIASFPVTAEPVSYQTCGGAAFLPKLNHANPAVREYLLKVARYWLEQGADGWRLDVPWKVPLDFWRTFRQDVLKTNPDAYIAAEVWRGTTPWMGNDTVHGVMNYQVRNAILDYLVFDHMDAEDFDYELGLIRHEHGPSAPYHLNLLGSHDTPRILTLCSGDVARVRLAAIFQFTYIGIPMIYYGDEIGMAGENDPFCRAGMVWDESRWNRVLFDTYRTLAALRRDHPALTHGDFEPLLTFNGVYAYRRGHAEDNVIVVLNPREARQDLRIPLGTGSDLNGTWRDALSGAKYAASGGVLHLPDLPARSGCVLTPVKGDHA; this comes from the coding sequence ATGATCGACCGGTGGGACGCCCCCGAATGGGCACGCAGCGCCATCTTTTACCAGATCTTCCCGGAGCGCTTCTGCAACGGCGATCCGTCCAACGATCCGCAGGGCGTGGTTCCGTGGGACAGCACGCCCACGCGCGAGAACTTTTTCGGCGGCGACCTGGCAGGCATCCGCGCGCGGATGGATCACCTGGAGCGGCTGGGAGCCAACGCCATCTATTTCACGCCGTTCTTCAAAGCGCGCACCAACCACCGCTATGACACGTCCGATTACCTGGAGATCGATCCGGCAGCGGGCACGCTGGCGGACTTCCACGCGCTGGTCGAAGCGATGCACCAACGCGGCATGCGCCTCGTGCTCGACGCGGTGTTCAACCACTGCGGCGATGGCTTCTGGGCGTTCGAGGACGTGGTCCGTCATGGGGCGGATTCCGCCTATGCGGACTGGTTCGACATCGCGTCTTTCCCCGTCACCGCCGAGCCGGTATCGTACCAGACCTGCGGCGGCGCGGCATTTCTGCCCAAGCTGAACCATGCCAATCCCGCCGTACGGGAATATCTGCTCAAGGTAGCGCGCTACTGGCTGGAACAGGGCGCGGATGGTTGGCGGCTGGACGTGCCGTGGAAAGTCCCGCTGGACTTCTGGCGCACCTTCCGGCAGGACGTCCTGAAAACCAACCCGGATGCGTACATCGCTGCCGAGGTGTGGCGCGGCACGACACCGTGGATGGGGAACGACACTGTGCACGGCGTAATGAACTATCAGGTGCGCAACGCCATCCTCGACTACCTCGTCTTCGACCACATGGACGCCGAGGATTTCGATTACGAGCTGGGCCTGATCCGGCACGAGCACGGCCCCTCCGCGCCTTATCACCTGAATCTGTTAGGCAGCCACGACACCCCGCGCATCCTGACGCTGTGCAGCGGTGATGTAGCGCGCGTCCGGCTCGCGGCGATTTTCCAATTCACCTATATTGGTATCCCGATGATCTATTACGGAGACGAAATCGGCATGGCCGGGGAAAACGATCCGTTCTGCCGCGCCGGGATGGTCTGGGACGAGTCGCGCTGGAATCGTGTGCTGTTCGATACGTACCGCACACTGGCCGCCCTGCGGCGCGATCATCCGGCCCTGACACACGGCGACTTCGAGCCACTGCTCACCTTCAACGGGGTGTATGCCTACCGCCGCGGCCATGCCGAAGACAACGTGATCGTCGTGCTCAATCCGCGCGAAGCACGCCAGGATCTGCGTATTCCGCTGGGTACAGGGTCCGATCTCAATGGAACATGGCGGGACGCGCTGAGCGGCGCGAAGTATGCGGCGTCTGGCGGCGTGCTGCACCTCCCCGACCTGCCCGCGCGCAGCGGCTGCGTGCTGACTCCCGTGAAAGGTGACCATGCCTAA